Proteins encoded within one genomic window of Streptomyces sp. NBC_00523:
- a CDS encoding ATP-binding protein, with translation MRRRLINSTLAVVLVVIAVFGVSLVIVETRTISSSAQESVDSEALRLISVIESRLLGSERINPAVLAEQIDDKRYALVKMPGRAPIEVGERPGGSVITATETGENGETVTVEESRSAVTREVGRTLMIIGAVALLAIVSAVLLAVRQADKLASPLTDLAETAERLGSGDPRPRHKRYGVPELDRVADVLDSSAERIARMLTAERRLAADASHQLRTPLTALSMRIEEISLTDDPETVKEEAHIALAQVERLTDVVERLLTNARDPRTGSAVVFDLDEVVKQQIEEWRPAYRGEGRAIVCSGKQGLSAVGTPGAVAQVLAALIENSLMHGGGTVALRTRVTGNQAVIEVTDEGPGVPADLGARIFERTISGRNSTGIGLAVARDLAEADGGRLELLQQQPPVFALFLSRMAQPREEPERPVR, from the coding sequence ATGCGCCGACGACTGATCAATTCGACCCTCGCCGTCGTGCTCGTGGTGATCGCCGTCTTCGGCGTCTCCCTCGTCATTGTCGAGACCCGCACCATCAGCAGCAGCGCCCAGGAGAGCGTCGACTCCGAGGCGCTGCGGCTGATCAGCGTCATCGAGAGCCGGCTCCTGGGCTCCGAGCGGATCAACCCCGCGGTGCTGGCCGAGCAGATCGACGACAAGCGCTACGCCCTGGTCAAGATGCCGGGACGCGCCCCCATCGAGGTCGGCGAGCGCCCCGGCGGCAGCGTGATCACCGCCACCGAGACGGGTGAGAACGGCGAGACGGTCACCGTCGAGGAGTCCCGCTCCGCCGTCACCCGCGAGGTCGGCCGCACCCTGATGATCATCGGCGCGGTGGCGCTGCTGGCCATCGTCTCCGCCGTCCTCCTCGCCGTACGCCAGGCCGACAAGCTGGCCTCGCCGCTCACCGACCTCGCGGAGACCGCCGAACGCCTGGGCTCCGGCGACCCCCGCCCGCGCCACAAGCGGTACGGGGTGCCCGAGCTGGACCGCGTCGCCGACGTCCTGGACTCCTCCGCCGAGCGGATCGCCCGGATGCTCACCGCCGAACGCCGGCTCGCCGCGGACGCCTCCCACCAGCTGCGTACGCCGCTCACGGCCCTGTCCATGCGGATCGAGGAGATCTCGCTGACCGACGACCCGGAGACCGTGAAGGAGGAGGCGCACATCGCCCTCGCCCAGGTCGAACGGCTCACGGACGTGGTGGAGCGGCTGCTGACCAACGCCCGGGACCCCCGGACGGGCTCGGCGGTCGTCTTCGACCTGGACGAGGTCGTCAAGCAGCAGATCGAGGAGTGGCGCCCGGCCTACCGTGGCGAGGGGCGCGCCATCGTCTGCTCCGGCAAGCAGGGACTGAGCGCCGTGGGCACCCCGGGCGCGGTCGCCCAGGTCCTGGCCGCGCTGATCGAGAACTCGCTCATGCACGGCGGCGGTACGGTCGCGCTGCGCACGCGGGTCACCGGCAACCAGGCGGTCATCGAGGTCACGGACGAGGGCCCCGGCGTCCCGGCGGACCTGGGAGCCCGGATCTTCGAGCGGACCATCAGCGGCCGCAACTCCACGGGCATCGGCCTCGCGGTCGCCCGCGACCTCGCCGAGGCGGACGGCGGCCGCCTGGAACTCCTTCAGCAGCAGCCCCCGGTCTTCGCCCTCTTCCTGAGTCGCATGGCCCAGCCGAGAGAGGAACCGGAACGCCCGGTGCGGTAA
- a CDS encoding response regulator transcription factor has translation MTRVLLAEDDASISEPLARALRREGYEVEVREDGPTALDAGLQGGIDLVVLDLGLPGMDGLEVARRLRAEGHTVPVLVLTARADEVDTVVGLDAGADDYVTKPFRLAELLARVRALLRRGATEPAPQPATHGVRIDVESHRAWMGEEELQLTAKEFDLLRVLVRDAGRVVTRDQLMREVWDTTWWSSTKTLDMHISWLRKKLGDDAANPRYIATVRGVGFRFEKS, from the coding sequence ATGACCCGTGTACTGCTCGCCGAGGACGACGCATCCATCTCGGAGCCGCTGGCCCGCGCCCTGCGGCGGGAGGGTTACGAGGTCGAGGTGCGGGAAGACGGACCGACCGCGCTCGACGCCGGACTCCAGGGCGGCATCGACCTGGTCGTGCTCGACCTGGGGCTGCCCGGCATGGACGGCCTCGAAGTCGCCCGCCGGCTGCGTGCCGAGGGTCACACCGTGCCGGTCCTGGTTCTGACCGCCCGCGCGGACGAGGTGGACACGGTCGTCGGGCTCGACGCGGGCGCCGACGACTACGTCACCAAGCCCTTCCGCCTCGCCGAGCTCCTCGCCCGGGTCCGGGCCCTGCTGCGGCGCGGCGCCACCGAGCCCGCCCCCCAGCCCGCCACGCACGGCGTCCGCATCGACGTCGAGTCGCACCGGGCCTGGATGGGCGAGGAGGAGCTGCAGCTCACCGCGAAGGAGTTCGACCTCCTGCGGGTCCTCGTCCGGGACGCGGGCCGGGTCGTCACCCGCGACCAGCTGATGCGCGAGGTCTGGGACACCACGTGGTGGTCGTCCACCAAGACGCTCGACATGCACATCTCCTGGCTCCGCAAGAAGCTCGGCGACGACGCGGCGAACCCGCGCTACATCGCCACGGTCCGGGGCGTCGGCTTCCGCTTCGAGAAGAGCTAG
- a CDS encoding peptide MFS transporter — MASSLTKDPSSTAGGEKTFFGHPRGLATLFMTEMWERYSFYGMKALLPLYLIAPGGMHMNATTATAIYSVYMAMVYLLAMPGGWMADRFWGPRKTVAIGGAVVILGHITLAVPNSVTFFAGLVLVALGSGLLKANISTMVGHLYDGPEDPRRDGGFTLFYIGINVGAFLAPLSIGTVGENVNWHFGFALAALGMALGLAQFMLGTRHLSPQSDVVSTPATEQEKQSALRKGLIWLIVAAVVYGLMAVTGNFADWSTVPLSIAGLVIPVAVLARMKRDKELTTTERSKLSGYIWFFVVAAVFWMIYDQNGSTLSIFGENSTTNHLLGFDFPTSWYQSLNPIFIMAIAPVVASGWLWLNKRGKEPSTAVKFASSLVLIGISFAVFLIPLIDTAANGGKVSPMWLVAIYFIQTVAELCLSPVGLSVTTKMAPAKYSSQMMGVWFLAVTAGDSLTGLLTAPPIGVDLNTTGSVVFEVVLALIAGVGIWMYRKKVAQHMGDVH, encoded by the coding sequence ATGGCGTCCAGCCTGACGAAGGACCCGTCGAGCACCGCTGGTGGCGAGAAGACCTTCTTCGGCCACCCCCGGGGCCTGGCCACGCTCTTCATGACCGAGATGTGGGAGCGATACAGCTTCTACGGCATGAAGGCACTGCTCCCGCTGTACCTGATCGCGCCCGGCGGCATGCACATGAACGCCACCACGGCGACGGCGATCTACTCGGTCTACATGGCGATGGTCTACCTGCTCGCCATGCCCGGCGGCTGGATGGCCGACCGCTTCTGGGGACCGCGCAAGACGGTCGCCATCGGCGGCGCCGTCGTCATCCTCGGGCACATCACGCTGGCCGTGCCGAACTCGGTGACCTTCTTCGCGGGCCTGGTGCTCGTGGCGCTCGGTTCCGGGCTGCTGAAGGCCAACATCTCCACGATGGTCGGCCACCTCTACGACGGCCCGGAGGACCCGCGCCGTGACGGTGGCTTCACGCTGTTCTACATCGGCATCAACGTGGGCGCCTTCCTCGCCCCGCTGTCGATCGGCACCGTCGGCGAGAACGTCAACTGGCACTTCGGCTTCGCGCTCGCGGCGCTCGGCATGGCCCTGGGTCTCGCCCAGTTCATGCTCGGCACCCGCCACCTGAGCCCGCAGAGCGACGTCGTCTCGACGCCGGCCACCGAGCAGGAGAAGCAGTCGGCCCTGCGCAAGGGCCTGATCTGGCTGATCGTCGCGGCCGTCGTCTACGGCCTGATGGCCGTCACCGGCAACTTCGCCGACTGGTCCACGGTGCCGCTGAGCATCGCCGGTCTGGTCATCCCGGTCGCGGTCCTGGCGCGCATGAAGCGCGACAAGGAGCTGACGACGACCGAGCGGTCCAAGCTCTCGGGCTACATCTGGTTCTTCGTGGTCGCCGCCGTCTTCTGGATGATCTACGACCAGAACGGCTCGACCCTGTCGATCTTCGGTGAGAACTCGACCACGAACCACCTGCTGGGCTTCGACTTCCCGACGTCCTGGTACCAGTCGCTGAACCCGATCTTCATCATGGCGATCGCCCCCGTGGTCGCCTCGGGCTGGCTGTGGCTGAACAAGCGCGGCAAGGAGCCGAGCACCGCCGTCAAGTTCGCCTCCAGCCTCGTGCTGATCGGCATCTCCTTCGCGGTCTTCCTCATCCCGCTGATCGACACCGCCGCCAACGGCGGCAAGGTCAGCCCGATGTGGCTGGTGGCGATCTACTTCATCCAGACCGTCGCGGAGCTGTGCCTCTCGCCGGTCGGCCTGTCGGTCACCACGAAGATGGCTCCCGCGAAGTACAGCTCGCAGATGATGGGCGTGTGGTTCCTCGCGGTGACCGCGGGCGACTCGCTGACCGGGCTGCTCACGGCTCCGCCCATCGGCGTCGACCTGAACACCACGGGTTCCGTCGTCTTCGAGGTGGTCCTCGCCCTCATCGCCGGTGTGGGCATCTGGATGTACCGCAAGAAGGTCGCCCAGCACATGGGCGACGTGCACTGA
- a CDS encoding ATP-binding protein produces MSTTRQHPPGDLGREPEGAGVSSAEPVRPAEAAERQWRTLSLREATGIVPTARDFARQALHDWGWLPGSSADRRAAAEDVLLVVSELVTNACLHAGGPDELRIARSAKALRVEVADGGAGQPAPRTPHRAGRPGGHGMFIVQRLCLDWGVVRVPGEPGKTVWAELAAPA; encoded by the coding sequence ATGAGCACCACCCGGCAGCATCCGCCGGGCGACCTCGGCCGCGAGCCGGAGGGCGCGGGCGTTTCCTCCGCCGAGCCCGTCCGGCCGGCCGAGGCCGCCGAGCGGCAGTGGCGCACGCTGTCGTTGCGGGAGGCCACCGGCATCGTGCCGACGGCCCGTGATTTCGCCCGTCAGGCTCTCCACGACTGGGGCTGGCTCCCCGGGTCCAGCGCCGACCGCCGCGCCGCCGCGGAGGACGTCCTGCTGGTCGTCTCCGAGCTGGTCACCAACGCGTGCCTGCACGCGGGCGGCCCCGACGAGCTCCGGATCGCCCGCAGCGCCAAGGCGCTCCGCGTGGAGGTCGCCGACGGCGGTGCGGGCCAGCCCGCGCCGCGCACGCCGCACCGGGCCGGGCGGCCCGGCGGCCACGGCATGTTCATCGTGCAGCGGCTCTGCCTGGACTGGGGAGTCGTACGGGTGCCGGGCGAGCCCGGCAAGACCGTGTGGGCGGAGCTGGCCGCTCCGGCGTAA
- a CDS encoding STAS domain-containing protein produces the protein MDRGTVGSANRGRLQVEVRTEGRSEVVTPVGELDHHTADLLREPLESAVEHGRARLVVDCSRLDFCDSTGLNVLLGARLKAEAAGGGVHLAAMQPVVARVFEITGAEAVFTVHASLAEALET, from the coding sequence ATGGACCGCGGGACGGTCGGCAGTGCGAACCGGGGTCGGCTTCAGGTCGAGGTCCGGACTGAGGGGCGCAGCGAGGTGGTGACGCCTGTGGGTGAGCTCGATCACCACACGGCGGATCTGCTGCGCGAGCCGCTGGAGAGCGCGGTCGAACACGGGCGTGCGCGCCTGGTGGTCGACTGCTCGCGACTCGACTTCTGTGATTCCACCGGGCTGAACGTGCTGCTCGGTGCCCGCCTGAAGGCGGAGGCAGCCGGGGGAGGGGTTCATTTGGCCGCGATGCAGCCCGTGGTGGCGCGGGTCTTCGAGATCACGGGGGCCGAGGCGGTATTCACCGTTCACGCGTCCCTCGCGGAGGCCCTGGAGACCTGA
- a CDS encoding RNA polymerase sigma factor SigF, with protein MSPRLDVPRTPNAPSACPQGLTESPTEELDGLEGLPEIPPYTEVGALDARALSKTLFTRLETLEEGTPEYAYVRNTLVELNLALVKFAASRFRSRSEPMEDIVQVGTIGLIKAIDRFELSRGVEFPTFAMPTIVGEIKRFFRDTSWSVRVPRRLQELRLDLAKAGDELAQRLDRAPTVGELADRLGLTRDEVVEGMAASNAYTASSLDAKPEEDEHEGALADRIGYEDHGLEGIEYVESLKPLIASLPGRDRQILSLRFVANMTQSEIGEELGISQMHVSRLLSRTLVKLRRGLTLDE; from the coding sequence ATGTCACCCCGGCTCGACGTACCGCGTACCCCCAACGCGCCGTCGGCATGTCCTCAGGGACTGACCGAATCACCCACCGAAGAGCTCGACGGACTCGAGGGCCTTCCCGAGATCCCGCCCTACACCGAGGTGGGGGCGCTGGACGCCAGGGCCCTGTCGAAGACGCTCTTCACCCGGCTGGAGACCCTCGAAGAGGGCACGCCGGAGTACGCCTACGTACGCAACACCCTCGTCGAGCTGAACCTGGCCCTGGTCAAGTTCGCCGCGTCCCGCTTCCGCTCCCGCAGCGAGCCGATGGAGGACATCGTCCAGGTCGGCACGATCGGCCTGATCAAGGCGATCGACCGCTTCGAGCTCAGCCGGGGCGTCGAGTTCCCGACCTTCGCGATGCCGACCATCGTCGGCGAGATCAAGCGTTTCTTCCGCGACACCAGCTGGTCCGTGCGCGTCCCGCGCCGCCTGCAGGAGCTGCGGCTCGACCTGGCCAAGGCGGGCGACGAGCTCGCCCAGCGGCTCGACCGGGCGCCCACCGTGGGCGAGCTCGCCGACCGCCTCGGCCTCACCCGTGACGAGGTCGTGGAGGGCATGGCCGCGAGCAACGCGTACACCGCGAGCTCGCTCGACGCCAAGCCCGAGGAGGACGAGCACGAGGGCGCGCTGGCCGACCGGATCGGCTACGAGGACCACGGGCTCGAAGGCATCGAGTACGTCGAGTCCCTGAAGCCGCTCATCGCCTCGCTGCCGGGCCGCGACCGCCAGATCCTCTCGCTCCGGTTCGTCGCCAACATGACGCAGTCGGAGATCGGCGAGGAGCTGGGCATCTCCCAGATGCACGTGTCGAGACTGCTCTCGCGCACCCTGGTCAAGCTCCGCAGGGGCCTGACGCTGGACGAGTAG
- the hutI gene encoding imidazolonepropionase yields the protein MTTTAITHISALVTNDPSLGDGSPLGLVQDAAVVIEGDRVVWTGASSKAPATDNAVDAGGRAVIPGFVDSHSHLVFAGDRTQEFNARMSGRPYSAGGIRTTVAATRAATDEQLSANVARYLAEALRQGTTTFETKSGYGLTVEDEARALRVAARHTDEVTFLGAHIVSPDYADDPAGYVDLVTGPMLDACAPYARWIDVFCERGAFDGDQARAILTAGRARGLHPRVHANQLGHGPGVQLAVELDAASADHCTHLTDADVDALAQSDTVATLLPGAEFSTRAAWPDARRLLDAGATVALSTDCNPGSSFTSSVPFCVALAVRDMGMTPDEAVWSATAGGAAALRRDDVGRLAPGARADLVVLDAPSHVHLAYRPGVPLVHEVWRAGARVV from the coding sequence ATGACGACGACCGCCATCACCCACATCTCCGCACTGGTCACCAACGACCCCTCCCTCGGCGACGGGTCCCCCCTCGGGCTGGTCCAGGACGCCGCCGTCGTCATCGAGGGCGACCGCGTCGTCTGGACCGGTGCGTCCAGCAAAGCACCCGCCACTGACAACGCCGTCGACGCGGGCGGCCGGGCCGTGATCCCCGGCTTCGTGGACTCGCACTCGCACCTGGTCTTCGCGGGCGACCGCACCCAGGAGTTCAACGCCCGGATGTCCGGCCGGCCCTACAGCGCGGGCGGCATCCGCACCACCGTCGCCGCCACCCGCGCCGCGACCGACGAACAGCTCTCCGCCAACGTCGCCCGCTACCTCGCCGAGGCGCTGCGCCAGGGCACCACCACCTTCGAGACCAAGTCCGGCTACGGCCTCACCGTCGAGGACGAGGCCCGCGCCCTGCGCGTCGCCGCCCGCCACACCGACGAGGTCACCTTCCTCGGCGCGCACATCGTCTCCCCGGACTACGCCGACGACCCCGCCGGATACGTGGACCTGGTCACCGGACCGATGCTCGACGCCTGCGCCCCGTACGCCCGCTGGATCGACGTCTTCTGCGAGCGCGGCGCCTTCGACGGCGACCAGGCGCGGGCGATCCTCACCGCGGGCCGCGCCCGGGGCCTGCATCCCCGGGTCCACGCCAACCAGCTCGGCCACGGACCCGGCGTCCAGCTCGCCGTGGAGCTCGACGCCGCGTCCGCCGACCACTGCACCCACCTCACCGACGCGGACGTGGACGCCCTGGCGCAGTCGGACACCGTCGCGACGCTGCTGCCCGGCGCCGAGTTCTCCACCCGCGCCGCCTGGCCGGACGCCCGCAGGCTGCTCGACGCGGGCGCCACCGTCGCCCTGTCCACGGACTGCAACCCGGGCTCCTCGTTCACCTCGTCCGTGCCGTTCTGCGTCGCCCTCGCCGTGCGGGACATGGGCATGACCCCGGACGAGGCCGTCTGGTCCGCCACGGCGGGCGGTGCGGCGGCCCTGCGGCGCGACGACGTGGGCCGCCTCGCCCCGGGCGCCCGCGCCGACCTGGTGGTCCTGGACGCGCCCAGCCACGTCCACCTCGCGTACCGGCCGGGCGTGCCGCTGGTCCACGAGGTGTGGCGGGCCGGCGCACGCGTGGTCTGA
- a CDS encoding formimidoylglutamate deiminase translates to MPLTTEATGTPVTETYWLSHAWLGTHVEPGVALDVADGRIARVRTGVEAAPPGATALRGLTLPGLANTHSHAFHRALRSTVQVGSGTFWTWRETMYQVASRLTPDSYYALARAVYAEMALAGITAVGEFHYLHHAPGGTPYDDPNAMGEALIAAARAAGIRITLLDTAYLSAGFGSGPDDHREPDRHQARFSDGTADAWAERAALLKGDDHTVIGAAVHSVRAVPAGQLSTVARWAEERQAPLHVHLSEQTAENDACLAAHGRTPARLLADHGVLGPRTTGVHNTHLTDEDIALLGSTSTGTCMCPTTERDLADGIGPAAALQHAGSPLSLGSDSHAVIDLFEEARAMELNERLRTRRRGHWTAAALLRAASADGHAALGRPEAGVLEAGAPADLVTIALDSVRTAGPVPRLAAETAVFAASAADVRHTVVAGRHLVRDGRHTLVDDVPQALAQAIGALRP, encoded by the coding sequence GTGCCGCTGACGACGGAGGCGACGGGCACACCCGTCACCGAGACGTACTGGCTGTCCCACGCCTGGCTCGGCACCCATGTCGAGCCGGGCGTCGCCCTGGACGTGGCCGACGGGCGGATCGCCCGCGTACGCACCGGAGTGGAAGCGGCCCCGCCCGGCGCCACCGCGCTGCGCGGGCTCACCCTGCCCGGCCTGGCCAACACCCACTCGCACGCCTTCCACCGCGCCCTGCGCTCCACCGTCCAGGTCGGCTCGGGCACCTTCTGGACCTGGCGCGAGACCATGTACCAGGTCGCGTCCCGGCTCACACCCGACAGCTACTACGCGCTCGCCCGCGCCGTGTACGCGGAGATGGCGCTCGCCGGCATCACCGCGGTCGGCGAATTCCACTATCTGCACCACGCGCCCGGCGGCACGCCCTACGACGACCCCAACGCCATGGGCGAGGCCCTGATCGCGGCCGCCCGCGCGGCCGGCATCCGGATCACCCTGCTCGACACCGCCTACCTCTCCGCCGGATTCGGCTCCGGGCCCGACGACCACCGCGAACCCGACCGCCACCAGGCGCGCTTCAGCGACGGGACCGCCGACGCCTGGGCCGAACGCGCCGCCCTCCTCAAGGGCGACGACCACACGGTCATCGGCGCCGCCGTCCACTCCGTGCGGGCGGTCCCGGCCGGGCAGCTCTCCACCGTCGCCCGCTGGGCCGAGGAACGGCAGGCCCCCCTGCACGTCCACCTCTCCGAGCAGACCGCCGAGAACGACGCCTGCCTCGCCGCCCACGGACGCACCCCGGCCCGGCTCCTCGCCGACCACGGCGTCCTCGGACCCCGCACCACCGGCGTCCACAACACCCACCTCACCGACGAGGACATCGCCCTCCTCGGCTCGACGTCCACCGGCACCTGCATGTGCCCGACGACCGAACGGGACCTCGCCGACGGCATCGGCCCCGCGGCCGCCCTCCAGCACGCCGGCTCCCCGCTCTCGCTCGGCAGCGACAGCCACGCGGTGATCGACCTCTTCGAGGAGGCCCGCGCGATGGAGCTCAACGAACGCCTGCGCACCCGCAGGCGCGGCCACTGGACGGCCGCCGCCCTGCTGCGCGCCGCCTCCGCCGACGGCCACGCCGCGCTCGGCCGGCCCGAAGCGGGCGTCCTCGAAGCAGGCGCCCCCGCCGACCTGGTGACCATCGCGCTCGACTCCGTCAGAACAGCGGGACCGGTGCCCCGGCTGGCAGCGGAGACCGCCGTATTCGCCGCCTCCGCCGCTGATGTCCGCCACACCGTGGTGGCGGGGCGCCACCTCGTACGCGACGGACGGCACACGCTGGTGGACGACGTCCCGCAAGCCCTCGCCCAGGCCATCGGCGCGCTGCGGCCCTGA
- a CDS encoding allantoate amidohydrolase, with protein sequence MWAELAPIGRHPDSGGYRRYAWTGADAECREWFRAQAEVRGLTVEVDRNGNQWAWLGDPLAGDAVVTGSHLDSVPDGGAFDGPLGVVSSFAALDELRRRGVEFAKPLAITNFGDEEGARFGLACVGSRLAAGQLTVEAAHRLRDADGVTLPQAMAAAGHDPDAIGPDPERLARIGAFVELHVEQGRALDLSGDPVGIASAIWPHGRWRFDFRGEANHAGTTRLADRRDPMLTYAETVIAARREAELAGALATFGKVAVEPNGVNAIPSLVRGWLDSRAADQDTLDAVVAAVERAAREHAERAGIGLDVVRESFTPVVEFRHALRDELSTLLEGSAHATGRPVPVLGTGAGHDAGILSASVPTAMLFVRNPTGISHSPAEHAAEDDCVAGVIALADVLEGLACR encoded by the coding sequence ATGTGGGCTGAGCTTGCGCCCATCGGGCGGCACCCCGACAGCGGGGGGTACCGGCGGTACGCATGGACCGGGGCCGACGCCGAGTGCCGGGAGTGGTTCCGGGCGCAGGCCGAGGTGCGGGGGCTGACGGTCGAGGTCGACCGGAACGGCAACCAGTGGGCCTGGCTCGGAGACCCGCTCGCCGGGGACGCCGTCGTCACCGGCTCGCACCTCGACTCCGTGCCCGACGGCGGCGCCTTCGACGGGCCGCTCGGCGTCGTCTCCTCGTTCGCCGCGCTCGATGAACTCCGCCGCAGGGGAGTGGAGTTCGCCAAGCCGCTGGCCATCACCAACTTCGGTGACGAGGAGGGCGCCCGGTTCGGCCTCGCCTGCGTCGGCTCCCGGCTCGCCGCCGGACAGCTGACCGTCGAGGCCGCGCACCGGCTGCGCGACGCGGATGGCGTCACCCTTCCGCAGGCCATGGCCGCCGCCGGGCACGACCCCGACGCCATCGGCCCCGACCCCGAACGGCTCGCCCGGATCGGCGCCTTCGTGGAGCTCCACGTCGAGCAGGGCCGCGCCCTCGACCTCTCCGGCGACCCCGTCGGCATCGCCTCCGCGATCTGGCCGCACGGGCGCTGGCGATTCGACTTCCGGGGCGAGGCCAACCACGCGGGCACCACCCGGCTCGCCGACCGCCGGGACCCGATGCTCACGTACGCCGAGACCGTCATCGCCGCCCGGCGGGAGGCGGAACTCGCGGGCGCCCTCGCCACCTTCGGCAAGGTCGCCGTCGAGCCCAACGGGGTCAACGCGATCCCGTCCCTCGTGCGCGGCTGGCTCGACTCGCGCGCCGCCGACCAGGACACCCTGGACGCCGTCGTCGCCGCCGTCGAGCGCGCCGCCCGGGAGCACGCGGAGCGGGCCGGCATCGGCCTCGACGTCGTCCGCGAGTCGTTCACGCCCGTGGTCGAGTTCCGGCACGCCCTGCGCGACGAACTGTCCACCCTGCTCGAGGGCTCCGCCCACGCCACCGGGCGCCCGGTCCCCGTGCTCGGCACCGGCGCCGGGCACGACGCGGGTATTTTGTCCGCTTCGGTCCCGACCGCCATGCTGTTCGTACGGAACCCGACCGGGATCTCGCACTCGCCGGCCGAACACGCCGCCGAGGACGACTGCGTGGCCGGGGTCATCGCACTCGCCGACGTACTGGAAGGTCTCGCGTGCCGCTGA
- the hutU gene encoding urocanate hydratase has protein sequence MSGPRPVRAPRGTELTALGWQQEAALRMLQNNLDPEVAEHPDKLVVYGGTGKAARDWRSFDAMVRTLRTLKQDETMLVQSGRPVGVMQTHEWAPRVLIANSNLVGDWANWEEFRRLEALGLTMYGQMTAGSWIYIGTQGILQGTYETFAAVAAKKFGGTLAGTITLTAGLGGMGGAQPLAVTMNDGVAICIDCDPRAIERRIEHRYLDVKAESLEHALQLAVEARDARRPLSIGLLGNAAELLPRMLAEGAPVDIVTDQTSAHDPLAYLPVGVDFDDMASYAAEKPADFTTRARESMARHVEAMVGFMDAGAEVFDYGNSIRGEAQLAGYERAFDFPGFVPAYIRPLFCEGKGPFRWAALSGEASDIHKTDKALLELFPENESLHRWIRMAGERVHFQGLPARICWLGYGERDRAGERFNDMVASGELAAPLAIGRDHLDCGSVASPYRETEAMLDGSDAIADWPLLNAMVNVASGASWVSLHHGGGVGMGRSIHAGQVTVADGTPLAGEKIRRVLTNDPGMGVIRHVDAGYDIADAVASDKGVRVPMREGDA, from the coding sequence ATGTCAGGACCCCGCCCCGTACGGGCGCCGCGCGGTACGGAACTGACCGCCCTGGGATGGCAGCAGGAAGCCGCCCTGCGGATGCTCCAGAACAACCTCGACCCCGAGGTCGCCGAGCACCCCGACAAGCTCGTCGTCTACGGCGGCACGGGCAAGGCGGCCCGCGACTGGCGCTCCTTCGACGCGATGGTCCGTACGCTGCGCACGCTCAAGCAGGACGAGACGATGCTCGTCCAGTCCGGGCGGCCGGTCGGCGTCATGCAGACGCACGAGTGGGCGCCGCGCGTCCTGATCGCCAACTCCAACCTGGTCGGCGACTGGGCGAACTGGGAGGAGTTCCGCCGCCTGGAGGCGCTCGGACTCACCATGTACGGCCAGATGACCGCCGGTTCCTGGATCTACATCGGCACCCAGGGCATCCTCCAGGGCACCTACGAGACCTTCGCCGCCGTCGCCGCGAAGAAGTTCGGCGGGACGCTGGCCGGCACGATCACCCTGACCGCCGGGCTCGGCGGGATGGGTGGCGCCCAGCCGCTCGCCGTGACCATGAACGACGGCGTCGCGATCTGTATCGACTGCGACCCGCGCGCCATCGAGCGCCGCATCGAGCACCGCTACCTGGACGTGAAGGCCGAATCGCTGGAGCACGCCCTCCAGCTCGCCGTCGAGGCCCGCGACGCCCGCCGCCCGCTCTCCATCGGTCTCCTGGGCAACGCGGCGGAGCTGCTGCCCCGGATGCTCGCCGAGGGCGCCCCCGTCGACATCGTCACCGACCAGACCAGCGCGCACGACCCGCTGGCCTACCTGCCGGTCGGCGTCGACTTCGATGACATGGCCTCGTACGCCGCCGAGAAGCCCGCCGACTTCACCACCCGCGCCCGCGAGTCGATGGCCCGGCACGTCGAGGCGATGGTCGGCTTCATGGACGCCGGCGCGGAGGTCTTCGACTACGGCAACTCGATCCGGGGCGAGGCACAGCTCGCCGGATACGAGCGGGCCTTCGACTTCCCCGGCTTCGTCCCCGCCTACATCCGCCCGCTGTTCTGCGAGGGGAAGGGCCCGTTCCGCTGGGCGGCCCTGTCCGGCGAGGCGTCCGACATCCACAAGACGGACAAGGCGCTGCTCGAACTCTTCCCGGAGAACGAGTCCCTGCACCGCTGGATCAGGATGGCCGGCGAGCGCGTCCACTTCCAGGGCCTGCCCGCCCGCATCTGCTGGCTCGGCTACGGCGAACGCGACCGGGCCGGCGAGCGCTTCAACGACATGGTGGCGAGCGGTGAACTCGCGGCGCCGCTGGCGATCGGGCGCGACCACCTGGACTGCGGGTCCGTCGCCTCCCCGTACCGCGAGACCGAGGCCATGCTCGACGGCTCCGACGCGATCGCCGACTGGCCGCTGCTGAACGCCATGGTCAACGTGGCGTCCGGCGCCTCCTGGGTCTCCCTCCACCACGGCGGCGGGGTCGGCATGGGCCGGTCCATCCACGCCGGACAGGTGACCGTCGCCGACGGCACGCCGCTGGCCGGCGAGAAGATCCGGCGGGTGCTGACGAACGACCCGGGCATGGGGGTGATCCGGCACGTGGACGCGGGGTACGACATCGCGGACGCGGTGGCTTCGGACAAGGGTGTGCGGGTGCCGATGCGGGAGGGCGACGCGTGA